Below is a genomic region from Xiphophorus hellerii strain 12219 chromosome 17, Xiphophorus_hellerii-4.1, whole genome shotgun sequence.
GCTAAAGAATATGTTGCAAACTGACCACATATTACACCAGTTGTGTTTTGGTACTGGGGTTTGCATTCCAAAGCTCAGAGTCAGAGgtcaaatgtttgattttatcaCCACCAAGGTTTTAATGCAAGTATAAGTAAAACCCAGGATGTGGACAGATTAACATGGAGTTGAATGCGCCTTACAGTTGATCATAGTTCAAAAGGAgagtgcattttattttatatgaacCAGGCCAAAGCGCTATGCTCAGTGGATCTGATGCAATTATCTGCACAGTCTTACCCGAGTGCAGTCTTCCTTATGCCCACATACGTTGGTCAGGCAGTGGAAGTAGAGCGGTAAGCCTTTGGGCATGTGGAACATCTGGATGGAAAACCTGCTCCTCTGTGCGAGGCCGTTAGCAGAGAGCCACTGGAACGTGTTGTCAGTGGGACAGCTGAAGGGAAGCAGTGGAACGAACAGTCTCCTTAAAATCTACAGTaagtacatataaaaaaaaacccacactaGACACGAGGTAACCTTAAATAAAACTTATAgtgcctcgcaaaagtatttataccaatttgtgtttgcaatgtaaaactgttcaaatttaaaagtattttgttggatttctttttcaataatttatgtAATGGGACCAAGACAAATTAGTGCACAACAGAGATGCATGAGGATGATGAATGATCACATTTTTAAGTGGGGCATGCTTTTGTCTCCTAAATAAATTCTGGTGGAACCAACTGTGTAGATTGCAATCTCACTGTATAATCAAGCTGTTCTGGGAAGGAGTCAAAGTGTTAGTTAGATAAACAGCAAGCAGGCCAGGGcgaaagttgtggagaaatttaaagTATGATTAGCTAATAAAAGGTAATTCAAAACTTAACATCTTACAGAGAACTGTTTACCATCTGAAGATGGAAAAGCACATGTGAACCTTCAAGGGAAGGCTTTACACCTCATGTGTCAGGCtgggaaaagagaaaattaatcgGAGGCAGCAAAGAGGAAAACCAACACTGAATGTTTTGGGGTACAAACAGAGCTCTGTGTcagtttccaaataaaaaaacagaagaagaagaaagaaaagaaaaacatacccATCTTCAAGAAAGACAGCCTGGACTGCGTCTTGTGGGTCGGTGCTCTCGGTGGCCCAGCAGGACTCCACCTGCAGCAGCACATCCGAGGCAAACGAGCGGTTGGTCTGCAGAGCCACCTGGAAGTACAAGGTGTCCTCATGTCCCAGCTCTACGGGATCCGTGTAAGCATGGCTGTAAGACTCGTCCTTAAACAAGTACATGGTCAGACCCAGCAGTACCGATGAGTTAAACTTCACCAGGGAGAGTGAGGACAGcctgaaaccaaacaaacagcacACCCAAACTCATTTATTCCAACTTATTCGATCTTACAAAATTAGGAGAACACTAGGATGTGGTCCTCACCATTCCATGTTGGCAACGACTTGAGCATTTCGGACATAGTGTCGAGGGTAGATGCACTTCCAGACAACCTTGAGATCTCGCCGGCTGATTGTATGCTCTTTACTCAAACTGATGCTCAGAGTATTTTGGAGCACGACGTGGGTTTTATTCCCCTggatacacacacgcacacacacttctatgcaaaccatttaaaaacatcCCCCAAAAAGCAGCATTTGCAGGTTAATGTACACACTTTCCATCattgaacaattaaaataaaatacatttgaaaacaaatgcagtGGCTACAGCAGCATTTTCTTCCGAAATGCAAGTTAGTTTGACCTTTTTCTCCATTCCACACCCTGGTGGATGCCGTGAGGTGTTGAAGTAGTACACAACCTCCGTCTCATTCACTGGACACTGGCCGTCGTTCAGTTTCACCTCCAGCTTTCCCCCAAACAGAGAGGTCAGGTAGGCTTTTGCTATTCCACCCATCATAACTCTCTCCAGACACTGGCTGAAAAGTCCTCTATCTGTTTGAGACAAGAGATGCTGCATTTTTTTAGCGGGATTTTGATGTCAGCTTAACAAGAAACTGGTCAGAGCTCTGAACTGCACAGTCTAATATATTCAGCAGTTTGCAGTGTTCAGCGCATTGTGCAGACCGACAGGCAAGTCAAAGGTTTTCCACCGGTGAATAATCTTTATTGCAACACCATGGACTTAACATTGCATGGGAACAGTTTTTTAAACCTTCCTGGATTGATGAATAGCAACAATTGCTCCTCTGTTGAAACCTGTTTAACCCAGAACTGCAAAGTACCAAAAATCCTGTGTGATCTTTTTATCAGGACTTTAAACTATCCAATATCAATAACTGTCATGAGTCCCTTTAAATATCAGTGAAGAGTTGGACCCATTTCAAATGAAAAGGAAAGTGTTTAGAAAAACATCAGGAGTGCCGCTTTGTACCTTTGCAGACTGGATGTGAAGCTGCAGGCAGATGTAGAAAAGAGCCGACGTCATAGTAACCGTCCTGGCAGACGCACCTGTATGAGCCCAGAGTGTTGATGCACACAGAATTACGGGGACAGAAAGGCTGCATGGACGCACACAAGTTTGAACCTGAAAGTACAAAGCAAGTCTCAAAAATTGGTTTGACTGAGAACATCTTATACGCGAGACCAAGATAAGCACTACGACATCACTTACCATCCCAGTAAATGACTCCGTTCTCTACACTGATGTCAGACATGTTGAGAGAGCCAATGTGTCTGAGCTGGTCGTCAACTGGTAAGTCGACGTTTTTTGAGGCATCAAAGGACCTAAAAAGAACTGCTGTCCTTGCTGGCTCATCTGCAGGTCCCAGAAAATCCAGCTCAATTCGGGCTGGCCGCTCATAGTCCTTCAACAGTTCCTCCAGCttcaaggacacacacacacaatcctTCAATTACGGCAGAACCATTTCAGTTTGTTGCACATGTATGAAAAATGCTGCTTAAATTAAATTGATCATGTGTCTTGGATACAATGATTTATAAACTATAAAGTTCCTTGCCAATGTATTCAGAACCTGTAAGCTTTTATTTTAGCATATACAGATAGATgttgcacttttcagattttagtttgtaaaagaaagatttaaaaactacatttcatttGGTTTCCACTTCATAAAGTTGtactaatttgtgttggtctatcaaataaaatcttggTAAAATACACTGACGCTTAATTTTGTGCAGTTCAGAAACACGATaaagttcaagaggtatgaataatttACAATCAATACTATCAAAACCTTTACccaaaagttatttgtaagtctATTGGTTGTGAAACATGTAAATGTCTGACAAGGCATCACCTCAACAACATATTTGACTATAGTAAATttaactaaaacacacaaacctttTTTGTATATATTCTAAGTTACACATTTGTCTCACCTTAGTCTTTAAAATCTGATCCAGCTTGGCTCTAGATTCTGACGGGTCATTCTGTTGATCATCAGGCAGAGACCAGGGAACGACCATCTTAAGACCAATGTTGTTGAAATCAATCTGCAGCTCTACACAGGGCCCAAAGTAGAAAGTTAGCTTTTGTTTCTAAACACAAAGTCTACCTTGACAGGGCTGATGACACCTACGACTGACCATTGTTGTGAGGGGATTCAATGGCCCTGACATCAATCTCGAAAGTTGAATTGACTCCTTCAAAACCCAAACGGGACGGTTCAGACTCCCACAGGCCGTTGCACTCCTCCCATATGTCCAGGATGTAGGCTTTTCCTGCCTCCAGGCCTGGAAGAGGCAACTTGTTGTTGAACACACGGCTGCTCTCGATGACGGAGCTGTTCTCCAGGGAGAGCTCGTACATGTAGGCCACCGCCTGCTGATTAGGGAGGCTAGGTGTCCACACAACTGTGGAATCACTGGCCCGAAACCTGAGCTCGGACACACCGCCAGGTCCTGGACAGACAGATTATTTACCATTTGcaacaaacataaataacaaaaacgcAAAAAGTGAGTTGCGCCACCTGAATACAGAGGGTGGGAATACAACAGAATGTCAGATGCTCAGATTTGTGTTACCCGTTTGAGCTGTGATTGTCCTGACACTCATGAGCACGTTGTCACCACACACCGCCGCCACCTCGGCTTGGTACTTCTGGCATGGCAGAAGCCCCACCACGGTGTGCATGGTCAAGAGTGTGGTGCCCTTCAGCGCCCTCTCATGGTAAACTCTGAACATGGAGATGGACGAGGTGTTCTTTACCTCCCAGCTTAGAGTGTAATTGTTGGGCGCAAACGAAGTCTGGTGCAAGAAGTAAATGTTGGAGAAATCTGGCAAGAAGACGGGAACACAGATCAGGTTCTGTGACATCAAAATCATAACTTTTATGGAGAACTTAATGCtggtttttaaaatggaaaaactcaGCATTTCCCTAGAAAGTAAGAGCTTGGTGACAGTTGTGAGTTGATGTATAAAACAACCCTAAACACACTGCCAAAGCTATAATGGTAAGGTTTAGGTCAAAGTATATCAATATACATAGCCCGGTTAAAGTTCAGACTTACCAGAGTTTCCTTTATTCAGGACCATTCTGCTGTAGCGGGACTCCAACCCCAACTGGCAAACAGTCTGCAGGCCAAACTTCAGCCTGACACAGGGTTGCAGGTCGGACAGCGTGAACGTGAAGCTGTCGTCGGTCATCCACAACTCTGCCTCCTCTGTGACATGGTCCGTACCGTTAAGGTAGAAGATCGTGAGGAGGAAGACAGAGTACTTCAGGTTTGCAGGGCAGTCCCACGCCAAGGATATACGGCTGCTGCTCCACGACGTCACTTCGAAATACTTTGGAACATCGGGGTCTAGTGGAGGCGGGGAAAAtttaatgaaactgaaattCCTCAACTTGCATATTAAAATACTGTCCTTTTCAACCGTAAGGTCTACATGTTCATACCTGAAATAGTAGAGAGGCATGTGAAAGAGTAAGTGTCGGCAAGCTCCACACAGACCATGTAGCGAGTGCAGGAGTCCAAGGCGGTGAAGCGGTAGTGGTCCAGGGTGGTGTTGTCCTCAAAGAAGGGGTTGTAGGATCCCATTTCAGTGTGGTAAAGGGTCACTGTGTGAGAGGAGACATCTTCTGGACTGTTCACCAACCAGGACACCAGTAACATGAAGGGACTCCTGGACTCCAGTTTGATGGGGAAGCGTAACGTATGACCTCAGAGGAGAGAAAATGTTCATTCAAGTGGTTGGCATGCAGCGGTCACATCTGAACGTTTCCGCCCCAAAAGCGTTCTTTAGGGACTGTAGTTGTAACATGACGAAATGTGGAAAACTTCAAGAGGTATTAATATTTGTGAACCTATTTTATAAGCTTGACTTTCAAGTCATCAGCCTCAAAGTGTTAATGAAACGTTCTTCATACCAACAGCGAGGAAGAAGTTCTCGTCCTGGTGGAGGAACGTTGTGCCACTTTCACATGCAAACACCTCAGTGGGTTCGAGCAACTCCAAGAAgccctgaaaaacaaatatgcaaGTAGAATTTTGTCCCAGTGAAAGCAGTGTATAACACTTTATCAATGACATCCATCTTTGAACAAAAGTAAGCTTAAATATATGTTAGCAATACCTTGGTCGCATTTGCTGGCTGCTCTAAGGGTTTGTGTTTGCCTGTGATTTTGATCATCTTTGTACCTTAGGGTGAAATTGAGAAGGTTCTTACAGGGTACAAATAAtcgataaaaaaaaattatttggtacTTTGGTTCTTACGTGGGCTGATTGCTAGGGTCCATCTCCGAGTAAAGCCTCCATACTGCAAAGCAACCTTGTTTTCTACAACTGGAGACACCGTCACAGAGGTAACTCGCCCTGCTTTTCTCATGAAGTTCAATGAAGTGCCGTTGAGCCACAAGTTTCCATTTTGcctgaaagaacaaaaatactttaaaaaccaAGTCTTTATACTTCAGAGCAATAACTGTTTCCCTTAAAATGATTCTGATTTCTTTACATCTCCTATTCTAAATACAAacgtttaaaatattttatagttaaattattttttcagaaattttggCTAGATGAAGCTTTAACTTTGATTCAGACTAGCAAAACTATCTAGCATCTTAAATCGTAGCTACACAATATGATTATTCAGAAATAGTTTAACTGACAGCTGTAGACAGAGTGGATGAAATGTGCAAAACATTGGCCATTAATTATAAGGAGGGTTTCATTCATTCTGTAAAGCTAAACAAGACGTTTCCCATGGATTTTAGAAAAGAGTACCACTTTAAGCAAACACAGTTTAtgctaaatgtaaataaatgaccGTTCATCAAAATTGATAAAGCCTAAGTTTTGAGTGATCCCCGtctcattttcaaataaattaagttCCAGGTTGAATGACAAAAACTCCCAGGAGCATAAATATAGGCATGTAACAGTAGAAAATATGTACTAAATATATCTTAGCAGAAATTCTATGcaacaacttgttttttttcttcttcttttttttaatgttcagtAGTTTAGTTTAGTTGCGTAAAAAGTTCCAGGTCTACCTCAATCTAAATTTGGAAGGGCTCAACTTCTTCTAAATCAAGCCCCGTTTCGTGACATTTAGGAAACggaaaaaatgaaaggaaaccTCCTTGTGACGTTTTCACTGCGGACATTTCAACAGCAGTTAAAGGCAACAGCTGAACTGTCACGAGCCCGACAACGACGCAGTTACATAAAGAAAATTTCCAGACCGGTGagagcattttttattttattacaacgttatgttgtgtgtttttcttttattcgcTACCGAAATTCCGCTCCTCgttattttgtgatattttaatttagGGAATATAGTTGGGGAGAAAAGCTCGTGACAAAATACTGCATGGGAGCACGAGCGCGCTGGCCGACAGTTACTTTTTTTGCGTCATGAGTATTTCAGCAGCTGGTTTTACTACAGGTACATTTCTGGTGAGAggagctttttttcttttttctttttttttacccatttaaAGCGTCTTCCGTGTCCAGCCAACAAAGTGAGAATAGCATGTCGTAGCATCTTcctgtatttaaataaatggaaacatttacCAAGTTATCGTACACATACCTAAACAGAAAAGAGTAGGTCCATACTTACCAAACGAATGAGGcactaatataaaaaatataaaggaGTATTCTAACGAGTtcctgaaaacattaaaatacatattaaataaaataattaggcTACGTTTTGGTTTTTAAACTCGCTCTGAATATGAATTTCCttacattttccttcttttccgAGTAGTTACCAAACTGAAAAGCAGGCAACGACAGACAGGCTGTTAATAAGAGGCAGGTGTGCAGAGCTACCTGCTCAGGTTTTCTGacgtcacaaaaaaaaaaagtttgataaagaaaaggaaatataaTAACGTTACGGTTCTGTGTATCGCTGTAAATGTCGTTTATAAATAcgacaacttttaattttagcctaagaatgattttttttttactttgttttttgtttcctttgggGTGTTTTTGCGGTTTTGTAGAATTATtggtcattattattgtttaaatgtcaataaatgtaTTGATTATCTACCagtcaatacaaaaaaaaacttcaaccaaaaaaatcttcatcaattttctattaaaaaaagtttgaagtcaaaaatttgctagaaaatctaaaattttcaaattaagttcatacattttctagaaaaaagttGTAATGTCTTGAgtttaaaagttgaatttttttttttacctttgaaactcagaaaatgtccaaaagtcGAAAACTTTTGAAACGCATAAATGTACACAggtatttttctagaaaatttctgagattaatctcaaaaccTGGgagtttttttctatctacaatggccctaatagaTTGCCATAGGCTCTTTGTATAAAGCGCAATAAAGAGTGAAggtgtaacatgacaaaatgagaaTAAGTTGAAacagtttgaatgttttttttatttgcaaatgacactgtgttttcctttcttcATACAGATGACCCCATGGTGACCTCCCAGATTTTCCAGTTTTGTGTTGTGCTACAGGAGACCAATAGGTGGCACTGTGTACTTTACTGCAATTTCACTTAAAGCTACACTAAAGGAAtccccccctccaaaaaaaatatatctataaaataaaatgtatctcactgaaacagaaaagactTTTAACAGACTTCCAAACCTTGTTTTGCTCCACATAAATCCAGAATATTCCCTTTACCTTGGATGTATGACTGTGATTAGCCTGGATTAGGCAAATAAAAGGCCAGTGGTCTTCTATTAGTGGTCTTGGAGTCCATTTGTCCAGAGTTAATTCAGTGGTCAGAGAAGGCACCTTTTGTCTAAAACAGAACCAGGCAAATTCTAGTCACGCGCCGCCTGCGAAGAGCTCGAGGATCGCCTCTGCCTCATCTCATAACTCAAGTCAAACCATGATCTAGGCAGCGAGCCGTCCAGAGCTATAAGAAGCTCCGTGGTGCGATTATGGAGAGCCGGCagtgtctgctgctgctgctgctgctgactgcaGTTACTTTAAGGCCTTGCCCTGGAGAGCCGAGGGGAAATGACGATGGCGTCGACCCCATCGGCCTTCTGAGAAATATTTACGGCAGGCTGCTGGTGAGGGCCGAGCCGTTCGTCAGGGACTCTGAGCTTAAAGAGCTGAGGCGCCCAGCGGAGCCTGCAGTCACACAGCAAACTGAGGGCAGAGCCGGCGCTGATGGGCCGGTGGCGTTTACCAAAAACGGGCAGATCAAGGGCGTTACTGTGGATAAGGCCCACATATTCTACGGGGTGCGCTATGCAGACCCTCCAGTCGGTGCCTACCGCTGGAAACCCCCGAGACCTGTGAGCCCGTGGTCTGGGGTCTACGATGCGTCGTTCCCTCGGCCGGCGTGCATGCAGGTCTGCAGTGGATCCACCTCCTCGGAGTGTCCTAAGAAGGTGAGAAACGCAAACATCTTTTGTTCGCTGCTGGGGTATTTTTGTGGGGTTTTAGTATCTAAATgcgtttttcacattttccgaATTTGTTTGCAaatttacatgtattttttgGGGGCAGCAGGGGTAACAGTTTGcgcaaaaaatttttttaagaatgtacagtaaaacaaattttctaaactttttccttaaaaaaatgtgaagtgTGGCACACGTTTGTATTCAAATCTCTTTATTTCCCCCAGGTGTGTAAATCTAAGAACCTGCTCaacttgttttgatttgattcaaaaatactttattgatcctaaaaGGAAAGTAAATGTTGTTGAATACCATAATAATTCAAGGTTCTCCAAAAGGTGTGGTAGATTCTGGTGGCTGTGGGCAGgcaggatctcctgtagcagtctgtattacagcacaTTTGAAGAATCCTCTGACTGAAGGCACACAGTTTTTCTATGACAGTCATGAAGAAGATgctcagggttgtccataaatATAGAACATAATAATACAAATTAATTAACGGTATACACAAAGTTTGCtgtgaaatgtaatatttactaTGTATTTATAGCACATATTTTTACAAGAGGCATAAGCGTTAAactcaaaaaacaaactacaagaAGAAAGAGATGGGAAAAAGTAGGAAGAAAGAGTGGACAGAAGGAATGCATGTGaatttgtgatattttaaagTGCAGTCATTTGCTAGCATAGCAAGAGCTAAATGACCTGCGTCCCTAACAGCTCAGCGAGGACTGCCTCTACCTCAACGTCTTCGTGCCTCTGGATCTCAACTTCACCTCCCCTCTGTGGCGCCCCCTGCCGGTCATGGTGTGGATCCACGGGGGTGACTTCATAGCCGGCTCGGCCTCCAAGCCCGTGTATGACGGACGCTTCATCAGCAACTTCACTTGCACGGTTGTTGTGAACGTGGAGTACCGACTAGGTGAGAAACACTGGTGGTGTTTTAGCACCAGGAATGTGTAACACTATATACGAGCACCAGAAAGCAGGAGAAATGAGTGTTTAATTGGATGAAGTGGCCATCCAGCAGGCTGGAAATGGGGGCATGTGATTGGTTCTTTGGAATTCAGAGGAAATGAGCATCTTGCCTAAGGTTTTTTTGCTGACGATGCGAACTGGTCTCTGGTGGAAGGGGCATTTGGATTCCTGGTGTCGGGTAAAGATCCTCTGTCCTCCGCTACGGGGAATTACGGGATCCTGGACCAGCAGGCGGCGCTCTTCTGGGTGCAGCAGAACATCGCGGCGTTTGGGGGCGACCCTAGCAAGGCAAGCAAAAATGCACACAAGCACACCACAAATGGCTGCGTTGGGTAGCCTTCcaacataaaatattcataacaGTGCACTGGGAtgcaattttctgaaataaaaagtcacaaataagcattttttaaaagaaataaatgggaACTATTCTTTGTTGTTCATATTAAAGGTGACTTATTATGGCTCCCTATACAGGTTAGGCTagacaaaacatgtttgtaacatttattgagattttagtCCGCTCAGTTCAGCCAATGTTGAGCTTCTTTTAGAATTAGTTGATTtagggtctctgtcactttaaatgcaaataagctgctgctggcaaTGCTTCCCTCAACTCAACGTTTACGCTCACATGTGAAAAAGAGTataaacagatgcacaattctACAACCGTACATGTTTGAAAAGTagaagtggagcctccagcacagccaacaagaatgcagcaagtggtttctagGTGGTAAGTCATCAACAAAACACATGTCTTTTAAAGCAGCCATTGTACACCAGCAAacccagctgaccaaacgtgctggaactccactggggttgctaggtcaCGGTGTGACTTAAAagttgggaggtttttgaaccAGCTTGTTTTccaaacatcataaaaacatctggattgtttttttgtttttttttcagaagcagTTGATACctgaatggaaaaacaaaaacgtgcAAAACATGAACTCTGCATAATAGTTCTccgttaaataaaaaacaaatagccTCTCAAAATCTGAAATTGGCTGAAAACTAAACAGGAAATACATTTGTTGCGGATTTTCTTATCCCTTTATCACTCTCGCCTCTTTTTGTGGTGAAGGTTACGATATTTGGAGAGAGTGCCGGCGCTCAGTCGGTGAGTCTTCACTTGATGATCCACAGCAGCAAACCTCTGTTCAAACAGGCCGTCCTGCAGAGCCTGCCCTTTTCCATCCCACTCAAGACCAGGTAGGAAACCCACATCTCGAGGTCAGCCGCGCTCTAAAAACAGAACCTGATGCCTTCGCACTCGCTCAAAGGACTCCACGCTGCACCCAGCCCTCTCGGCGTATTTGGCACGCCTCCAGATAACTTCGAGCTGCGgactaatttgtttttttcccccccgtctTTTTCCCAGACACGACGCCCTGAGGCTGGGGAAAGACTTCGCTAAAGAGACCAACTGCTCGGCGAGCGACTTCGTCTGCCTGCTGTCTCTCACTCCGCAGGCCGTCCTGGCTGCACAGATGAAAACAAGTAGGGCGCCACAaacccccacccacccaccacCCGAATTTAGAGCTGCCCACACACTTACATAAGTCAGACAGCAGGACGCGGCGGGTCTATCTGGGAAAGATGatgaaaagcttttatttatctCGAGTTAGAGGAAGACAAAATGGGTTAAAGTGAACTTTTAGCCCCTACAGGAGCCGTTTGGTGGGTTTTACTGCCTCACAGCAGAAAATGAATGTCATCCATCTATGGTTGGCAGGTTTATTGATCAGTGTCTTTAAATCCGGGATTCTGCTCTGAGAGacagttttcacttttactttatactaaaaaaagaaaatagagagaAAACTCTCAGTTTTATTAGCCACTTTAACTGTTTATTCAAAGCAAATTCAGGACCATGCAGGTGTTGCTGGGGTCtttgtaaaaacatgtttcttgtTACATCAGTTATcttgttctgtttatttggaaatggaaagagttttaaaataacTATTAATTAGTTggttatttgattatttttggagGGTCAAAATGTCAATATTGTGGGAGTTCAATAATATAATATGTGGAAGATTTTAGTAGAACGGGAAAATATGAAGCACAAGTCATGAGATTGTTATGAGCAAAGTGGTAAGTTgagttatttgttttattactgaTGTAGCTTAAAAGAGGCTGTAAGAAAACAATCTTTAAAACTCACTTGACTCATAAGAAGCCATCTGATTGGTCGGTCACTCATCCAATCAGACAAGCAGATTTgtcattgtttatttaatttgtcaGTAGCAAATACATATTGATTGATTTCTAGTGAACTTGATTGATTTTGGTAATCACGTTTCTCCAAACGATATTTTAATTCTCCTGTATGTATATAATAATTATTGCTTCCTGCTAGGATTGGGCGATAAATCAATATTAtcaattaacattttctgttttggaaaATCAAGATTTCTTTTCCACCAGCGTGCTCTTTGGGCTTCCGTAGCTCAGAGTGATAAAGGCAGCCATCTTTACTTTTACAAGCATGTTTTACAGTTTAATGTGCCGTTTGTGCCGTTAGCTTAATGTGCCGTTTGTAAGGCTCCTTCCTCCGTTTTGAAAAGCTCACTTCCAAATCGCTATGGCGTTCTTTCCGTTCGCAGGCTCTAAGGTCGTGAACCCGTTCAGGTTCCTGGAGGTTTTCGAGACGTGGGGCCCGCACATCGACGGAGAGCTGATCACAGAGCAGGCCATCACCGCCTTCCAGAAGGGCGACTGGCAAAAAGAGAAGGCGTTGCTGCTCGGTgaggcaacagcagcagcaaattcTAATGCCTTATTATTTTTCATCCTGCTTCCTACTGGACTCCCACAGGTCCTCGTTAAAAATCCGTCGATCGCAAGGAACTCTAACGTCTGTGATATTCTTTTGGAGCGACAGTGCTGCAACGTTTGTTCCTTTGGACTGTTTTCTGCCCTGCAGGAACGACCTCTGAAGAAGGAGTGCTGTTTGTTTACGGCGTCTTCGGCAAGCCAGTGTCTGTTGTGGAGGCCACCGTGTACATCGCAGCCATCTTTAAGCAGCACTCTCTGAGGATCCTACACGAATACCTGCCGCTCTACAAGGAGGCTGACCGCAGAAACATGCTAACACAGGTAGATGAAGCTAAGCTAAAATCCTCTCCTTAAGCCAGGTTCAGTTGGAAACTGGCACAGTTAGAGAAACCTAACTGATTTAACACTGACCGCTTTGGACTTTCCATTTGCATgctgaagaaatttaaagataaatctATTAGCTAATCCAATGCAGCTGAATCCAATACAACTAGATTAAATCTAGTTAGAAACAGCATAATAATCTTCCTTTCATTCTGcttttagggtgttttcacacctgatagttcagttgactcggtttgattggggaccaaagatgcagcatttgttacattttctgctgctgcgGTTCTGGTGTCAAACGAACcaaattctttgaaaaacctgttcacctcctcgcctgtagtggcgctgcaccaagaaccactgaaggaaacaacacaaacaccCCTGGAGAagaggttgtaggatttctccaccagccatttctcctgctaacCCTAGactctcacatttgtttttgctgtatttacccagaatgccctgcgctgtagtccgctt
It encodes:
- the LOC116736359 gene encoding cAMP-regulated D2 protein; this translates as MESRQCLLLLLLLTAVTLRPCPGEPRGNDDGVDPIGLLRNIYGRLLVRAEPFVRDSELKELRRPAEPAVTQQTEGRAGADGPVAFTKNGQIKGVTVDKAHIFYGVRYADPPVGAYRWKPPRPVSPWSGVYDASFPRPACMQVCSGSTSSECPKKLSEDCLYLNVFVPLDLNFTSPLWRPLPVMVWIHGGDFIAGSASKPVYDGRFISNFTCTVVVNVEYRLGAFGFLVSGKDPLSSATGNYGILDQQAALFWVQQNIAAFGGDPSKVTIFGESAGAQSVSLHLMIHSSKPLFKQAVLQSLPFSIPLKTRHDALRLGKDFAKETNCSASDFVCLLSLTPQAVLAAQMKTSSKVVNPFRFLEVFETWGPHIDGELITEQAITAFQKGDWQKEKALLLGTTSEEGVLFVYGVFGKPVSVVEATVYIAAIFKQHSLRILHEYLPLYKEADRRNMLTQIITDYVFLCPSRRSARAGTTAGGHVWMYVFDHVASDRGVWSGLTFCYEHVCHGAELPFLFDSSPVANYSLTLPEKLLSNRMLCYWGAFAHTGDPSSRVERTVFCREQRLPVWPRYSDTSGWLFMNLTVRLHAQVGTRNHICDFWDQLGIY